The window ATTTCTACTTTCATAAATTAGTGTTTAATTACTATTCTTAATGGGTTAAATTTACTAAAAAACTGATAGAAGTTTTTTTAAAAAGTAAGTTAAACTTTAAGGCCTAATACAAGGCCTTTAAGCCTAACTAAATCACAATAAGACTAATCAAAATATTTTTAATGTGTGACTTCTAATTTGTAATATCTAACTTTTGCAAAAGCACCTTGGTCTCTACTTTGAAAATAGTTTCCTGCTTTAAAATAGTTTTCAAATATTCCCCATTTTTTCATGTGTATATTTTCATATACTTTGTATTCGTTTTTGTTTAAAATGATAACCATTTTTCCATCCGATACTTCTACTTCTAGAGTGAATTTTTTAAATCCTACTTCTTGTTCAAAATTAAAACCATCATCATCTCCCCAAGCATCTTCATGTAGCATTTCTTCTTCGGTAGCGTTTAAATTTTTAAGTACTTTCGTTTTTACTCTAACTTTACCTTTATCCCAATATATTTTTAACATTGGAGGTGCATTATTATCCTTTTGACCAATTAAATCTCTTTGCTTGTCAGTAAGTCTTCCATGTATTTGCATGATAATTACTCTATGGTATTTACCTTCATTATCTTTGGTTACCTCATCTATTGCCAATGTACCTTTCATATAGCCACCTTGTTTAAAGGTCCAGTTAACATCATTATTTCCAGGAATCATTTGTTCTCTGAGCTCTGATCTTGAAAATTTGGTATTAGCTGTTGTTGCTTTACTAGGATAAGCATAAAATACTAATGCTCCTTTTGTAGAGTCATTGTACATATAAGGTTTTATTTCTTCGTTTGTTGCATAATTAACAACAACGTCTTTTCCTTTAAAACTTTTTGCTTTTTCATTTTCTCCTTCCGGAATTGTTAAAGACCAATGGGTTAAATCTATTTCTGGAAGTTTGTATTTTTTCTTTTTTTTCTTCTTCTTTTTTTTAGATTCCACTTTGGTTTCTGTAACTGCCTTATTAGATTGGCAGTTAGCATTTAAGACTGAAGCAAATACAAATAATGCTATGAGTTTAAGTTTTATACGCATTTGATTCAGTCTTTAAATTTTGTTTTATTATTCAGCATCTATATATAAAGCATCGATATAAGCTTCATCTAATTCATTATAAAAATAAATTGCTAATGAAGTATTTGCTCCTGAATTAAAGGATAGTGTTCCAGATAATAATTCAGATGTTCCTGCAACATCTTCAGAATAAGTTACAGATGCAATAGTATTAGCAGTAACCTCAGTTGGGTCATTAGTTGGAATCATCATTAAAACATTAAGAAGTCCATTTTCTGCATCTACATCATTTTTCATTCTATATTTAAATGTTAAAACGTAATCTGTATTTGGAGTAAAGGTTGAAACTTCTTGATAGCCAATTCTATCTGCTGAATCTGGTAACTTTCCTCCGTAATTTCCTACGTAATATCCATTAGATGAGGTTATTTGAATAGTACCACCTAAATTTGAATTTTTCCATGGTGTTCTACTGTCGATATTTGTTGGTGCATCCCCACTATCTCCATTATCAAATCCTCCTTCAAGAATTACAGGAATATCTACATCTGGTAATTGAGGTTCAACAATCACAATATCTATAGTATATGTGTCTGAAACTCCTAATGCATCTGAAGCGGTTAAAGTAACGGTGTATGTTCCTTCACCTGGATAGCTGTTTTCAGCATCAATATTATCATCTGCTTCTGTATATATGTGCATGTTTCCATCACCAAAATCCCAAGAGTAATTAGTTGCACTTGTAGAAGCATTGGCAAAAGTGTAAACATTCCAAGAGTCTCCAAACCCTTGAATTGCTGTGAAATCAGCATTTGGGGGTGTGGCATCTTCAATAGAATTTGCTCCAATAGGCTCAAATTGTTCGAAATCATCACAGCTATTAAACAGGCTTATAGTTGTGATTGCTAGTATAGCCAAAAAACTATTTTTTAATTGTTTTTTCATTGTTATATTTTTTATTAGTAACCTGGGTTTTGTGATAACAAACCGTTACTTAAGTTAATTTCTCTTTGTGGTATAGGTAATAAAAGATCGGATGCACTATAGCTTCCAGCGGTAACAGCAGAAAATGCTGATAATACAGTCTGTGCTTCGTTAAAACGAATTAAATCGAATAATCTATGGTTTTCGAAGGCTAATTCTACACGTCTTTCATCTAGTAATTCTTGTTTGGTAATATCATTATCATCATCGCCTAGTAAACCTGCTCTTAACCTTACAAGCTCGAAAGAATCTAATGCAGCTTGTACAGAAGTACTATTGTTTCCAGCCATAATAGCTTCCACATGCATTAAAAGTACATCTGCATAACGTAAAATAATCCAGTCATTTCCAGCTTTTGTTCTATCTGTCGCTGTTTCAGGTATACCTAATGTAGTATCTTCTTCTGGTAAATATTTTACAACTTGAAATTGTGTTGGTTGTTCAGAATCTTGACGGTAAGAATATGGTGTTCTATTTCCTCCTAAATTGTCTAATGCATCTCTTACATCTGCTGTAGTATAGTTTACACCACTGGTTCTACCAACAGCATTTAACCATTCTGCAGAGAAGTTTTGACTATCTTCTCCATCACTTTGGTAACCAATAGCAAATATAATTTCATTGTTTAACTCTGAGAAAAACACATCTTTAAAGTTAGGTTCTAACATAAAACCGCTTCCCATAACTGCTTCACATAAAAGTTGTGCTTGTAAATAATTTGTGTTAAGAGTTAAATACATTTTAGCTAGTAAAGCTTGTGCTGCAGCTTTTGATCCTCTTGTTTTATAAGCATTGTCTAAACCATCAATTGCAGCTAATAAATCACTTTCAATTAATTCGTAAACAGTAGCTTTTGCTACTCTTGTAAATGCTAATGTTTTGTAATCTGGATCTGTAATCTCAATAATTTTGTCTATCAAAGGAATGTCTCCGTATAAACGTACTAGATTAAAATATGCATAAGCACGAACAAATTTTGCTTCTCCTTCAATTTTTGCACGGTTTGCATCTGTTGCAATATCTAAATGTGCTAAAACGGTATTTGCTCTAAATATTACATTGTAATAACTTCTGTAATAATCATCGACAATTCCATTTGTTGCTTGTATAGTAAAGTTCTCAAATTGAGCAGCTTCACCCTCACTACTTTTGGTTCGAGTATTATCACTACGCATTTCTGTAATATAAAACTCTACTTGCAAAGCGTGATTATCATTTGAGCTTGTTGAGTTTACACCTTGTATCCCATCGTACATGTTAACAAGTGCGGATTCTAAATCTGCTTCGGATTCAAAATAAGTTTCATTATAAAGAACGGAAGTAGGGGTCGGGCTTAAAAAATCATCGCCACAAGAAAATAATGTTAGCGCAACAATTATTAAATTAAGCTTTGTAATGTGTTTTGTTATGTTTTTCATTTTCATTTTTATTAAAATTGAACATTTAAGCCTAGAGAGATTGTTTGGTTTATTGGAGAACCACCTCTTTGGTACCCATACGTTGTAGCTAATTGCGTACCTGATGTATGATAAACAGATTCTGGGTTGAAACCAGTATAATTATCTGCAGTAAAATACAGTAGATTTTGACCAGAAGCATACAGTCTAAGTTTTTCAATCTTTAATTTAGATGTTAAGCTTTTTGGTAATGTGTATCCAATATTTACAGTTCTTAAGGCTACATAAGATGCATCTTGTATGATAGAGTTTGTAAATATTTTTTCTTTAATAAATTCTTGATTAGGTGTTGCTGCAGTGTAATCTTGAGCAGAATTAAAATGATTAAAGATGTATTGGTCTGCCATATTACGAACTTCTGCACCATGACTACCTTGAAACATGAATGATAAATCAAAGTTATACACTTTAAAATCATTGGTTATACTCCAAACTAAATCTGGATATGGATCTCCTAAAATAGTTTTATCATCATCATCAATTTTACCATCACCATTTAAATCTTTTACATATACATCTTGAGCACTTGCTCCAATTGGATGGTATGGATTAGATATATATTCTAAAGGAATTTCTTCATCTACAACCCAACCGTAAAAAGAAGAAATAGGGTTACCTTCTAAATTAATCCATTCTGCTGCACGTTTAGAATCAACACTTTGAATTTGCCCGTTTGAATCAGCAAAATCCATTAATTCGTTTGTGTTTTTAGAAGCTATTAAAGTAGTGTTCCAAGAAAAATTCTCTCTTGAATAGTTACGTGAACGTAACTCTAATTCATGACCACTATTTCTAACTTCTCCTCTATTTACTAAAGCATCAGTAAATCCAGTTGTAGAAGGGATAGGGTTGTATAATAATAACTGGTCACTTGTTCTTTCATAATAGTCATAAGAACCAGAAATTACGTTGTTAAAGAAACCAAAGTCAATACCTGGGTTAAATTCTTTTAAACGTTCCCATTTTAAATCTTCGTTAGCAATATTCAATTGGTTATAACCATTTGTAACGTTACCATTAATAACTCCAGTAGATGTTTCAAATAAAGAATATGATGGGTAGTTATCTATTTGGTTGTTACTTGTGTCTAGAACATCATTCCCTGTGAAACCGTAACTAGCACGTAATTTTAATTTACTAACAAAATTACTCTCTTCTAAAAAGCTTTCATTACTAAGTATCCAACCAGCAGAAAAAGCAGGGAAGTTTCCGTATTTGTTATTTTCACTAAACCTAGAACTACCATCTCGTCTAATACTTGCTGAAAGAAGATACTTATTATCGAATGCGTAATTTGCTCTAGCAAAAACCGACATTAATGTGTTTTCATATTCTTCAGACTCAAATGCTATTACCGTTGTAGCGGCAGAAATAGTTTGTAATTTATCCGATGTATATCCATTTCCAGATACTGCATCATTATCATATTGCCATTGCTCTGCAGCAAAACCAGCGATAGCAGAAACATCATGCTTTCCAAAGTTTTTATCATAAGAAAAGTAGTTGTCTGTAGACATATGTGTTTTTCTTTCATTAAATAAATCCAATTGTGCAGCAGAAGCTCCATTTCTATTAGATAAAACACCTTGCCATCTACGGCTTTTTGTACTTTGATAATCACCACCAATAGTTGCTTTAAAGCTTAATGCATCTGTAATATCATATTTACCATAGATACTTCCAAAAAGTTTAAACTTATCGTCTGTACGGTCACGTTCTAATATTTTAGCAGCTGGATTTGTATTAGATGTGTTACTAATATCTGTACCACCACTTGATACTGGAAATCCACCATCTAAATCGTAATCATCAAACATACGTTGTTGTGCATAATCACCAATTTGCACATCTGCATATTTCCCACCATCTCTTAAGCGGTTTACATATTGAATGTTATCGGCAGTAACATATACTGGTAACCAAGATGGTTGACGTAAGATGTCATGTGTAGATCCATCAAAACGACGTCTGTTAGTTATAGATGGAGATAAGTTTACACCAAAAGATAATTTATCTGTTAATTGTGTGTTTACTTTTAATTTAACAGCATATTTTTTGTAATCATCTGTTAATAATACACCTTCATCATGTACATAATTTATAGCTGTACTAAAGTTAGTTCTCTTGCTTCCACCTCTAGCAGCGAAAGAGTGACTAGTAATAACACCACCATCAAAAATTACATCTTGCCAGTTTGTATTATCTCCTAATAGTTGCTTGTATTTAGTTTTATCTGAAAGCATTCCAGTAGCAGCAAATTCTTTTTCAGCAGTTTCTTTTACCGTGAATGTGTATGCATCACTATGTTTAGCTTCTTTAAATCCTGTGAAAGTATTATAACTAAATTTAGTCTCTCCTTCTTTACCATCTTTTGTAGTAATCATGATGATACCGTTAGCACCACGAGATCCATAAATGGAAGAAGATGCAGCATCTTTTAATACTTCAAAAGATTTTACATCATTCATATCTAGAGATCCTAAATAATCACTGTCTACCACTAGACCATCTACAACAATTAAAGGTGTAGAGTTACCTGTAATAGAACCAGCACCACGAATGGTAATTGTTGGTGCAGAACCCGCTTCACCTTCTGTTGCTTGAATGTTTACACCAGATACTTGACCTACTAAAGCATCATCTACACGAGATACTGCTATTTGATCTAAATCTTCGTTTACTACTTTAGATATAGATCCAGTTAAGTGACTTTTCTTTTGTGTACCATAACCAATTACTACAACCTCATCTAAATTATTAGCGTCTGCCGCTAAAGACATATCGATTGTATTTTGATTTTCAATAATTACTGTTTGAGAGATGTAACCAATATAAGAAAACTGAATAACATCGCCTTTTTTTACTTGTAGTTGGTAATTACCATCAAAATCAGTACTTGTTCCTGTACTAGTGCCTACAATAATTACATTTACACTCGGTAAAGGCATATTGTCATTAGCATCTACCACTAGCCCTTTTACTGTTAGTTTTTCTTGGGCAAAGGCAGAAATGCACATAAAGAGTATTGCAAATAATGCCGATTTAGCTTTTAAATTCATAATTAATTTTTAAATTTTAGTTAATTAATTTGTTTTACTAAAAACACAATTATTAGGCAAGTATCAATATGTTTGTTACTTTTGTAATATTATGTTTTGTTACATAATTACTTCCCGACGAAGAAGTATTTTATAAAAAGGATAGGTTTTTTACTTGTCCTTTTTTTTTGGTTTTAATCCAGTAAAATAATTGGTTTACCAGATTGGTTTACCAAATATATATAAAATTTTGTTAAATACAACGTTTTCGTGAATTTTATATATCAAAATAGAAGATGTTTGGGTTAAAATAGCAAACATCCTCTATTTCTATATGTATTTTACTACGATTTCATAAAGTCCTCAAGAATAGGACTAAAGGTATTTGTTGAGATTCCTTCTTTACTGCAAGTTGTTCCTTGTAATTTGTGAGGTATAATGTATTCAGAATCTCTGTAATCCAATAAAATTGTTTTAAGCTTTCGAGATGGCTAACAATTTTTTGACTTAAGCCTTATCTGAAAAATAAGATACTGCATCGCCACTTAAGAAATCTTCTCTCACTGGACTAAAAGTATCAATTAACTCTCCTTCTTCTAAGCAAACAGCGCTATGCAATAAGTTAGGTTCAATATACACACCATCTCCTGCTTCTACAATTTGCTTCTCTCCATCAATTTCAAATTCAAATTTCCCAGAAACACAATAGGTAGCTTGTGTGTGAAAATGTTGATGTGGAGCACCTAATGCACCTGCATCAAACTTCACTCTTACCATCATGATTTGGTTATCGTAACCTAAAAATTTTCTAGATACTCCGCCACCTAGTACTTCCCATTCCATGTCTTTTGTGATGACATACTTTTCGCTAAATCTTTTCATATGTTTATTTTTATTGTTTTTAAAAGGTCATATGTTGCTTCCATATAATCGTTCTCTTGCGTATTAAGTTACCGATATGGAAGGTTCATAATTTTAATTGTTTTGTTTTATTTGAAATAATAAGAACCTGACCACTCGTAATTCTTATCGTTAATTTTTACTTTATGTTTCACTTCTTTTGAAGCATTTGTGTTTGCTGTTATAAACAGTTTGGTGTTCCCTTTTATATTGGTGATTTGTATTGCGGTATACGCTTCTGTATCTAAAACCACTTTTAATGCTGCGATGCTACTGTTGGAGTTTACTGCAGATTCTGTCACCGGACTGTAACTTCCATGGGATTCAATTGCCGATACAAAAATAGTGTTTTTAGCATTTTTTCGTCTTAGCATGAAAGCTGCTTCTCGTCTTAAATTAAATTCAGGATCGTTTGCTCCAATTCTTGTAAATAGTAACTCATCGGTAGTATTGGTTACAGACGTTAAGGTGTAAAACTTCCCTTTGTTTAACCAGGATAGTTTGCTATTGTCACTAGACGCTTTTGCTGTTCCTTCTACAAATAGATGTTGATATCCATTTTTTGTTCCTAAAGGATTTAATGTCTTAGGTGTTTTGTAGTCAAAATTTGTTTGAATTACTTGTCCTAAAAAGTAATACGGAAAATCATATTGATTTGCTTTATCTGAAGTCACCTTCATGATATCTAACATATATGGCTTTTCAAAATCTTCATCTTTTATAATTGCCATGGTACGAAGCATCTCTGTTCCAGGATATGCATTACTTTCCTTGGCACTTGCTACTTGTACGTTTTCATTTTCTGAAGAAAAATAGTTTAGTACCGAATGATGTTTACTTCCTATTTCATACTTCGCATTAAAATGAGAAGTTTCATTTTGTGTTACCGTATTATGTGCAATGGTTTGTTTTGCCCAAGTCTTGTTTTCCTTTAGGTAATTTCCACCGCCTTTTTGTTCGATATTTACAAAACGCGCTAAACCGTAATCTTGAAGAATTTCTTCGCCTTTTTCGTATAAAGAATACGACAACTTATCATAATGACCATGACTAGAGCCTTGCGCAGCATACTTAAAGACCAATTCGATATCTTCATTTCTTAAAATAGCAACTCCGCCTTGTGTTCCATTTGGTCCATCAGATAAATTAATTGATTTTTTATCGAATGGTTTTGCTTTCCCGTTTTTGATACCAAGTGCTACTGCCAAACCAGAATCGTCTAATAATACTTTGTTTTGCTCTGTTGCGATACTTAATAATCCTGGATCTTGTGTTCCGAAATGATAAGAAATATCTACAGCAGTAACCAAAGCATCGTTATAATAGGACATTCCTTTTTGACCATCGTTAAGTGGGAAAAAATCACCATCTGCATCCGATAGATTCAATAAAGCATGTATCGATTTTAGTAATACTCCATCTTTATATTCAAAAATCTTCAATTCTGGTTTCATGTTATGTAAGCCTTCCGCAAAAATTAAAAAAGGATACATCGCATAACGTTGGTAATATGGTCCTTCGTTATAATAACCATCTGGAGAAAAAGGTTCTTCAATATTCGCTAGAAAGCCAGCTTTTCCATCTTTATTTAAAAAACCACCATCGTCATCTTTTTCATTCGTATTTAGTTTTAAATCTTTAATTCCGTATAAAGCACGATCAATTAATTCTTGGTCGTTCATTACTAAACCAATCATGCCAACAGCTGCATTTCCCCAAGTACTATGGTTGTGTACTCTTTGGTAAAATTGCGGACTGTCTATAGAAATGTGATCTGCAAATGGTTTAAATAAATTGGTTTCTAATTTGTTGCGTTCTTCTTCAGATAAATAATTATAAATACAATCGTAAGCCTGACTTACATATACCAACCAATTAGCATCATTTAGACATTGCCAGAATAATTTACCTCTTGCATACGATCTTGTTTTTGGATGCAATGGTAATGTTTTGTACATCGCTTCGTATTCCATCAACATGTCTTTTACGTATTTAGCATATTTTTCGTCGTCTAAAATTTGATACAAAACACCTGCTTTTTGCAAAACAATCATGTTGCGTTTATGGCGTACATGTGTGTAACCACCAGAATAATCTACTGGTATTGGTGTTTCTATTCCTAATGCAATTTCTGCATCTATTTCCTCTTGAACTGCTTTTAGCGTATTGTCAAAAATTGGAATATTACCCAGTTGCGCTCTAATGTCTGTAACGCCTTGTGCAGTTAAAATTAGATTTGGATGTGCTTCTGCACTAGGTATTGTTGTTTCCGCATTGGATACAGACGTGTTCTCTTTCTTGCATGAAAACGACAAGCATAAAACAAAGGCTAAAACAAAGTAAAAAGAGAATTGATTTTTCATATTAAAAAAGATCTATTGTGTTGTTAATATAATAAAACTACATATTATATACACCACCATTAATATCAAGTGTAGCTCCTGTAATAAAGCCATCGTATTCTGAGGCTAAATATAAAACCGCTCGAGCTACATCGGCAGCATTACCTGCTCGTTGTATTGGTATCCCTGCAGTTGTTGCAGCTGCAGATTCTTTTGTGGTATGTGTATTGTGAAAGGATGTTCCAAGAATAAGACCTGGAGAAACCGCGTTCACTCGAGTACCTTGTGCACCTAATTCTGTAGACAACGCACGTGTGAATGTTAAGATGGCACCTTTACTCGTGGAGTACACTAAAGATCCTGGATGACCACCTTTACGTCCTGCAAGGGATGCTAAATTAACAATGCTACTATTATCCTGCTTTGCTAAATACGGAGCTGCTGCTCGTGTAACAAACATCATCGAAGTAAGGTTAATGTCCATTACTTTATGCCAGAATTCCGTTTCCATTTCGTTTAGCATTTTTCGTGCAACCAAAGAACCTGCGTTATTGATAAGGATGTCTAAACCTCCAAATGCTTCTACTGTCTTTTCTACCATGGCATTTGCATCGGCTTCTTTTGTTAAGTCACCAGATATAGCAACTGCTTTTACACCTTTACTATGGGCGTACGCTACTAATTCATTCGCAGTATCTGCACTAGAAAAATAGTGGATAGCAACATTAGAACCACTATCTATAAAATGTCTAGTGATAGATTCTCCAATTCCTTGAGCACCTGCTGTGATTAGTATGTTTTTTCCTGTTAATTTATTATTTGTCATCGTAATTATAATTTATTTTACTTTGTCATTTTTATTGAAATAGCCATCGTTAGATACCGCATTTTCACTTACCGAAATACTTCCTGTTTTAAACCATACTTCCGCATAGTTTCCGTCTGCATATTGTTTTGCAATATCGCCACCATGTGTTTCTGCACCAGAACACCAGTTTTTATTTACCTCTGGAGATTTTCCGTTGGTTTGGTTATACGCACCTAATTTGAAAAAACAACCTTCACCAGCGTAAGCATCTTTTCGCTCCACACCATCTTGACCAATTGGTATAAATAATTTTTGTGTTTGTTCTGGGATATCTGCTTTTGTTGTGTATTCAGATACTAATAAGTTTTTTGTAAACGTTTTTGTTTCATGTCCTTCACTTGTGAAATTTAAGGTCATGATACCGTCTTTAACTAGTACTTCATAGCTGAATGTTTCGCCAAGAGCAATACCATCTTTAGGCTCTTCAGGATACGTATCTGCGGTTTCACCAACTACAGAAAAATCATCACCCCAAACAGCGGAAGAATAATCCCATCTTCCAGAATTATCATCGCCTTCCGTATTTATTTCATAATGCCAAAAAACAGAACCTTTGGTGTGTCCTGGGAATTTTTTGTAAAATATTTTAAGCGGTTCGTTTTCATGTTTATCTGCACTATGAATTTGACCAACAACTACAGCATGGGAAGCAGCTACTCTTGCATCTCCAGTTGCAGATACATTCATCACTTTAAGTGTTGCGGTTAATTTGTCATTTGCCGTTTCTGGATACCATTTTTTGGTTTGTGCCAATTCGGTTCTTGTATTATTTGAAGTTCCGTGGGTGCTTCCTGCATTTGGTGCTTTGAAAACTACCCAATCCCCATCACTGTCGTTTGCAGTGTAAAAGAAGTCTTTGTCTTCAAAATTATTTGCAATTCCAACATTAACTCCATTTCCTAAAACTAATTTCCAATCATCGAAAAACGGAATAACATCACTTGCATATACTGTTTTTTCAATCTCTTTTTCTTCGGTTTTTACCTCTCCTTTTTTATCTGTATTCTTACAGCTATTCAGGGTGAAAATTGCACATAAAATACAAAGTGCTATTGTGGTGGTTTTTTTATTCATTTTTATATTTTTTAGTTTCATTTTTTATGGTCTTAAATACGGATTAGAAATATTCTGTTAAGGCTATAATTCCGTTATACGAAATAATTAAAGAAAATAGTAAAGCTGCAGATAAGCCAACATTAACAAAAATACCAGTCTTATATCCTTTCATGATTTTTGTGTTATTTACTATCATTATAATCCCAAGGATTACTAGTGGTAAAACAAACACATTAAACACTTGCGAAAGTATTTGAATCTCAATAGGATTTGCTCCAAATGCAGGGCCAATTAGTGCTACTAAACAAGCAACTGCTGTAATTATTCTAAACTGACGTGAGTTGGTATCTAATTCTCCCGACTGATAATCTGCAACTAATAAAGGTGCGATTAATAAACATGGGAAAATAGAGGATAAACCAGCACTTAATGCTCCGAAAAAGAAAATAGTAACGGCCCATTTACCAGCAACAGGCTCTAAAGTATTTGCCATATCTAATACATGTGTTACTTCTTTGCCTTGATAAAACAAAGCACCTGCAGCAACAGCCATGATAACACCACTAATTACAAAAATTAAAATGGCAGCTGTAATCGCGTCCTTTTTTTGTTGATCTAAGTTTTTAATAGTCCATCCTTTTCCTTTTACAAAAAGAGGTCTAGATAAAAATGTAGCCGAAGCCATAGTGGTACCAACAAAAGCAGCAACCAACATTTTACCACCAACCACATCTGGAATTGTTGGTATTAATCCTTTTACAACATCTATTGGAAGTGGTTGTACAAAGCATAAAGAAAGTACAAACGATATTCCCATTAAGGTTACAAAAATGACAAGTATTTTTTCGAAGAAAGTGTACTTACCAACTAACATTAAAAGATAAAACGTAACGATAATTACAATGGCTGTTATTAAAACCGTTTCATATTTATAGGCAGCTAAACCTTCAAAGTTCACAGATAAGATTTCAAAAATAATATTAGAAGAAATTCCTAAAATTCCCATTAAGGAATTCCATTGCCCAAACGTAATACCAACTATAATTAATATGGCTAATATTTTTCCGTATTTAAAGTGTTTTTTAAATCCGTACAGCGCAGTTTCGCCAGTTAATAAGGCGTAATTACCATAAGCAAACATTAAAATACCAGAAAACAAACAACTTAATAAAAGTACCCAGAGTAGTTGCATGTTAAATTTACTTCCTGCAACAATCATAGAGGTGACACTTCCTGTTCCAATAGTATAACCAATTGCGAAAATACCAGGACCAAATCCCAATATTAATGCGATAATTTTTTTAAGAAAGGATTTTTTAGGTTGTGTTACTTCCATAGTATGTGTTGGTTTGATTCGTTTGTGTTATTTCCAGATGGTATGGTGGCTTTTTACACCATCATCATCTGTTCTTTTATACGTGTGTGCTCCAAAATAATCGCGTTGTGCTTGTAGGATATTTGCGGAAGAATTTGCTGTTGTAATTCCGTTAAAAAACGGAATAGATTCTCCTAAACAAGGCGCCGTAATATCATTAAGAATACATTGTGACACTACCTTTTTTGCTGAAGGTCTGTATTGTTTTATCGAAGCTATAAGTTGCGTATTGGTTAATATGTTTGTCGTCTCTTTAAAGACTATAACCAATTCTTCCATTAAAGTAGATCTTATGATACAGCCGTTCGTCCAAATTCTAGCAATCTCGCTTAAATTTAAACCCCATGAGAATTTATTGGAAGCTTCCGCAATGAGTTTAAAACCTTGATAGTGGTTTATAATTCTTGCAAATTGATAGGCTTCTAAAACTTCTGTGGACGTACTATTTACAGATGAAGTCGTTTCCGTTTTAAAGTTTTCATTTAATTGTATACGTTCTTCTTTGTAAAACGAAGTATAGCGAGAGAATAGGGCAGAAGCGATTAATGTACTTGGTACACCAAGTTCTGCAGAAGCAATAGTTGTCCAGTTTCCGGTACCTTTATTTCCTGC is drawn from Lacinutrix sp. WUR7 and contains these coding sequences:
- a CDS encoding cupin domain-containing protein; translation: MKRFSEKYVITKDMEWEVLGGGVSRKFLGYDNQIMMVRVKFDAGALGAPHQHFHTQATYCVSGKFEFEIDGEKQIVEAGDGVYIEPNLLHSAVCLEEGELIDTFSPVREDFLSGDAVSYFSDKA
- a CDS encoding alginate lyase family protein yields the protein MKNQFSFYFVLAFVLCLSFSCKKENTSVSNAETTIPSAEAHPNLILTAQGVTDIRAQLGNIPIFDNTLKAVQEEIDAEIALGIETPIPVDYSGGYTHVRHKRNMIVLQKAGVLYQILDDEKYAKYVKDMLMEYEAMYKTLPLHPKTRSYARGKLFWQCLNDANWLVYVSQAYDCIYNYLSEEERNKLETNLFKPFADHISIDSPQFYQRVHNHSTWGNAAVGMIGLVMNDQELIDRALYGIKDLKLNTNEKDDDGGFLNKDGKAGFLANIEEPFSPDGYYNEGPYYQRYAMYPFLIFAEGLHNMKPELKIFEYKDGVLLKSIHALLNLSDADGDFFPLNDGQKGMSYYNDALVTAVDISYHFGTQDPGLLSIATEQNKVLLDDSGLAVALGIKNGKAKPFDKKSINLSDGPNGTQGGVAILRNEDIELVFKYAAQGSSHGHYDKLSYSLYEKGEEILQDYGLARFVNIEQKGGGNYLKENKTWAKQTIAHNTVTQNETSHFNAKYEIGSKHHSVLNYFSSENENVQVASAKESNAYPGTEMLRTMAIIKDEDFEKPYMLDIMKVTSDKANQYDFPYYFLGQVIQTNFDYKTPKTLNPLGTKNGYQHLFVEGTAKASSDNSKLSWLNKGKFYTLTSVTNTTDELLFTRIGANDPEFNLRREAAFMLRRKNAKNTIFVSAIESHGSYSPVTESAVNSNSSIAALKVVLDTEAYTAIQITNIKGNTKLFITANTNASKEVKHKVKINDKNYEWSGSYYFK
- a CDS encoding polysaccharide lyase family 7 protein, with product MNKKTTTIALCILCAIFTLNSCKNTDKKGEVKTEEKEIEKTVYASDVIPFFDDWKLVLGNGVNVGIANNFEDKDFFYTANDSDGDWVVFKAPNAGSTHGTSNNTRTELAQTKKWYPETANDKLTATLKVMNVSATGDARVAASHAVVVGQIHSADKHENEPLKIFYKKFPGHTKGSVFWHYEINTEGDDNSGRWDYSSAVWGDDFSVVGETADTYPEEPKDGIALGETFSYEVLVKDGIMTLNFTSEGHETKTFTKNLLVSEYTTKADIPEQTQKLFIPIGQDGVERKDAYAGEGCFFKLGAYNQTNGKSPEVNKNWCSGAETHGGDIAKQYADGNYAEVWFKTGSISVSENAVSNDGYFNKNDKVK
- a CDS encoding SDR family NAD(P)-dependent oxidoreductase, whose amino-acid sequence is MTNNKLTGKNILITAGAQGIGESITRHFIDSGSNVAIHYFSSADTANELVAYAHSKGVKAVAISGDLTKEADANAMVEKTVEAFGGLDILINNAGSLVARKMLNEMETEFWHKVMDINLTSMMFVTRAAAPYLAKQDNSSIVNLASLAGRKGGHPGSLVYSTSKGAILTFTRALSTELGAQGTRVNAVSPGLILGTSFHNTHTTKESAAATTAGIPIQRAGNAADVARAVLYLASEYDGFITGATLDINGGVYNM
- a CDS encoding Nramp family divalent metal transporter, which codes for MEVTQPKKSFLKKIIALILGFGPGIFAIGYTIGTGSVTSMIVAGSKFNMQLLWVLLLSCLFSGILMFAYGNYALLTGETALYGFKKHFKYGKILAILIIVGITFGQWNSLMGILGISSNIIFEILSVNFEGLAAYKYETVLITAIVIIVTFYLLMLVGKYTFFEKILVIFVTLMGISFVLSLCFVQPLPIDVVKGLIPTIPDVVGGKMLVAAFVGTTMASATFLSRPLFVKGKGWTIKNLDQQKKDAITAAILIFVISGVIMAVAAGALFYQGKEVTHVLDMANTLEPVAGKWAVTIFFFGALSAGLSSIFPCLLIAPLLVADYQSGELDTNSRQFRIITAVACLVALIGPAFGANPIEIQILSQVFNVFVLPLVILGIIMIVNNTKIMKGYKTGIFVNVGLSAALLFSLIISYNGIIALTEYF